In the genome of Triticum urartu cultivar G1812 chromosome 5, Tu2.1, whole genome shotgun sequence, one region contains:
- the LOC125556462 gene encoding noroxomaritidine synthase 2-like isoform X2 — protein MQHTPLPRMAFAFLPELPISILVLLVVVLGLYYIKSSKNPLLPVDWPVVGILPSLAINLHRLHQYIAFDLLSRSGHSLKFAIASIQIFLTCDPVNIQHIFTLNHTNYPKGEEFADIFDVARGSLFTVDGEPCRRERTNYQGVLSSPRVVGLMNTCCRDKVEKGLLPFMAHMALTNAHVDMNDLIMRLVFDMYAMTIFGVDTAFLSLDMPPVHVADAMDTVMEVAFIRHIVPVFFWKVMRRLDIGPERKLAAAQAVLRCFTMDMIMKRRGNDHGIVQEATLITYMIAGRDTIGTTLSWVIYNLAKNPHVVSSIHDELAPIISRKPSIAGATMTMLDLDDVKALVYLQATLLETLRLYPPIPIERKSVVTTDVMPSGHEVCARDIVLVSIYSIGRMESVWGANCREYRPERWLSEDGRQLRHVPSHKFLAFNSGPRLCLGKDIAIMQMKIIVAAIVWNFDVKVLDGQTIETKLSCLLQMKNGLKVKLNKREM, from the exons ATGCAGCACACACCTCTTCCAAGAATGGCATTCGCGTTCTTGCCGGAACTGCCCATCTCCATACTTGTGCTACTTGTAGTCGTTCTAGGTTTGTACTACATAAAGTCTAGTAAGAATCCACTGTTGCCAGTGGACTGGCCAGTAGTGGGCATCCTCCCTTCCCTAGCCATCAACCTCCACAGACTGCATCAGTATATCGCCTTTGACCTCCTATCACGGTCCGGCCACAGCCTAAAGTTTGCCATAGCTAGCATACAGATATTCCTAACCTGCGACCCGGTGAATATCCAACACATTTTCACCTTGAATCACACAAACTACCCCAAGGGTGAGGAGTTCGCCGATATCTTTGATGTGGCAAGGGGCTCACTCTTCACTGTCGACGGCGAGCCATGTCGTCGTGAGCGCACAAATTACCAAGGTGTGTTGAGCAGCCCACGGGTGGTCGGGCTAATGAACACGTGTTGTCGTGATAAGGTGGAGAAGGGCCTTCTGCCCTTCATGGCCCACATGGCGTTAACAAATGCTCATGTCGACATGAATGATCTCATTATGAGGCTCGTGTTTGACATGTATGCCATGACCATCTTCGGTGTGGACACTGCTTTCTTGTCCCTTGACATGCCGCCGGTGCACGTCGCGGATGCGATGGACACGGTCATGGAGGTGGCCTTCATCCGACACATTGTGCCAGTATTTTTCTGGAAGGTGATGAGGCGCTTGGACATTGGTCCGGAGAGGAAGCTTGCCGCCGCGCAAGCGGTGCTTCGCTGCTTCACAATGGACATGATCATGAAGAGGAGGGGGAACGACCATGGTATTGTTCAAGAG GCAACTCTCATTACCTACATGATCGCCGGGAGGGACACGATCGGTACTACCTTGTCGTGGGTCATCTACAACCTCGCCAAGAACCCGCACGTCGTGTCGAGCATACATGATGAACTAGCACCCATCATATCCCGCAAACCATCCATTGCAGGAGCCACCATGACGATGTTGGATCTAGATGATGTCAAAGCCCTAGTTTATTTGCAAGCCACCCTATTGGAGACACTCAGGTTGTACCCGCCGATCCCTATCGAGCGCAAGTCTGTTGTCACCACCGATGTAATGCCAAGTGGCCATGAGGTGTGTGCCCGGGACATCGTCCTCGTCTCCATCTACTCCATCGGAAGGATGGAGTCTGTCTGGGGAGCTAACTGCCGGGAGTATAGGCCAGAGAGGTGGCTCTCAGAGGATGGACGCCAGCTGCGACACGTGCCCTCTCACAAGTTTTTGGCTTTTAACTCGGGCCCAAGATTGTGCCTTGGCAAGGATATTGCAATCATGCAGATGAAGATCATCGTTGCTGCTATCGTGTGGAACTTTGATGTGAAAGTGTTAGATGGTCAAACCATCGAGACAAAGTTGTCTTGTCTTCTGCAAATGAAGAATGGCCTGAAGGTTAAGCTGAATAAGCGGGAAATGTAA
- the LOC125556462 gene encoding noroxomaritidine synthase 2-like isoform X1 produces MQHTPLPRMAFAFLPELPISILVLLVVVLGLYYIKSSKNPLLPVDWPVVGILPSLAINLHRLHQYIAFDLLSRSGHSLKFAIASIQIFLTCDPVNIQHIFTLNHTNYPKGEEFADIFDVARGSLFTVDGEPCRRERTNYQGVLSSPRVVGLMNTCCRDKVEKGLLPFMAHMALTNAHVDMNDLIMRLVFDMYAMTIFGVDTAFLSLDMPPVHVADAMDTVMEVAFIRHIVPVFFWKVMRRLDIGPERKLAAAQAVLRCFTMDMIMKRRGNDHGIVQEVPVDILSNYVNDPRYNDDLLQATLITYMIAGRDTIGTTLSWVIYNLAKNPHVVSSIHDELAPIISRKPSIAGATMTMLDLDDVKALVYLQATLLETLRLYPPIPIERKSVVTTDVMPSGHEVCARDIVLVSIYSIGRMESVWGANCREYRPERWLSEDGRQLRHVPSHKFLAFNSGPRLCLGKDIAIMQMKIIVAAIVWNFDVKVLDGQTIETKLSCLLQMKNGLKVKLNKREM; encoded by the coding sequence ATGCAGCACACACCTCTTCCAAGAATGGCATTCGCGTTCTTGCCGGAACTGCCCATCTCCATACTTGTGCTACTTGTAGTCGTTCTAGGTTTGTACTACATAAAGTCTAGTAAGAATCCACTGTTGCCAGTGGACTGGCCAGTAGTGGGCATCCTCCCTTCCCTAGCCATCAACCTCCACAGACTGCATCAGTATATCGCCTTTGACCTCCTATCACGGTCCGGCCACAGCCTAAAGTTTGCCATAGCTAGCATACAGATATTCCTAACCTGCGACCCGGTGAATATCCAACACATTTTCACCTTGAATCACACAAACTACCCCAAGGGTGAGGAGTTCGCCGATATCTTTGATGTGGCAAGGGGCTCACTCTTCACTGTCGACGGCGAGCCATGTCGTCGTGAGCGCACAAATTACCAAGGTGTGTTGAGCAGCCCACGGGTGGTCGGGCTAATGAACACGTGTTGTCGTGATAAGGTGGAGAAGGGCCTTCTGCCCTTCATGGCCCACATGGCGTTAACAAATGCTCATGTCGACATGAATGATCTCATTATGAGGCTCGTGTTTGACATGTATGCCATGACCATCTTCGGTGTGGACACTGCTTTCTTGTCCCTTGACATGCCGCCGGTGCACGTCGCGGATGCGATGGACACGGTCATGGAGGTGGCCTTCATCCGACACATTGTGCCAGTATTTTTCTGGAAGGTGATGAGGCGCTTGGACATTGGTCCGGAGAGGAAGCTTGCCGCCGCGCAAGCGGTGCTTCGCTGCTTCACAATGGACATGATCATGAAGAGGAGGGGGAACGACCATGGTATTGTTCAAGAGGTACCCGTAGACATTCTGTCCAATTATGTCAATGACCCAAGATACAATGATGATTTACTCCAGGCAACTCTCATTACCTACATGATCGCCGGGAGGGACACGATCGGTACTACCTTGTCGTGGGTCATCTACAACCTCGCCAAGAACCCGCACGTCGTGTCGAGCATACATGATGAACTAGCACCCATCATATCCCGCAAACCATCCATTGCAGGAGCCACCATGACGATGTTGGATCTAGATGATGTCAAAGCCCTAGTTTATTTGCAAGCCACCCTATTGGAGACACTCAGGTTGTACCCGCCGATCCCTATCGAGCGCAAGTCTGTTGTCACCACCGATGTAATGCCAAGTGGCCATGAGGTGTGTGCCCGGGACATCGTCCTCGTCTCCATCTACTCCATCGGAAGGATGGAGTCTGTCTGGGGAGCTAACTGCCGGGAGTATAGGCCAGAGAGGTGGCTCTCAGAGGATGGACGCCAGCTGCGACACGTGCCCTCTCACAAGTTTTTGGCTTTTAACTCGGGCCCAAGATTGTGCCTTGGCAAGGATATTGCAATCATGCAGATGAAGATCATCGTTGCTGCTATCGTGTGGAACTTTGATGTGAAAGTGTTAGATGGTCAAACCATCGAGACAAAGTTGTCTTGTCTTCTGCAAATGAAGAATGGCCTGAAGGTTAAGCTGAATAAGCGGGAAATGTAA